One window of Streptococcus suis genomic DNA carries:
- the rpmB gene encoding 50S ribosomal protein L28 translates to MAKVCYFTGRKTVSGNNRSHAMNQTKRAVKPNLQKVTVLIDGKPKKVWASARALKSGKVERV, encoded by the coding sequence ATGGCTAAAGTATGTTATTTCACTGGTCGTAAGACTGTATCAGGTAACAACCGTTCACACGCAATGAACCAAACTAAACGCGCAGTTAAACCAAACCTTCAAAAAGTTACTGTTTTGATTGACGGTAAACCTAAAAAAGTTTGGGCTTCAGCTCGTGCCCTTAAATCAGGTAAAGTAGAACGCGTTTAA
- a CDS encoding Asp23/Gls24 family envelope stress response protein has translation MTVKINTKDGQIELTDDVIATVVGGATTEIFGVVGMASKSAIKDNFQALLRKENYAKGVVIKTLEDGRIAVDVYTVMSYGVKISEVSRNIQERVKFNLENQLGISVDAVNVFIQNIKVVGE, from the coding sequence ATGACTGTTAAAATCAATACAAAAGACGGCCAAATTGAATTGACTGACGACGTGATTGCCACAGTTGTCGGTGGAGCTACGACCGAGATTTTTGGTGTGGTCGGCATGGCTAGCAAATCTGCCATCAAAGACAATTTCCAGGCTCTTTTGAGAAAGGAAAACTATGCCAAGGGTGTTGTCATCAAGACCTTGGAAGATGGTCGTATTGCAGTTGATGTCTACACTGTTATGAGCTACGGTGTAAAAATCAGTGAAGTATCTCGCAATATCCAAGAACGTGTCAAGTTCAACTTGGAAAATCAACTGGGTATCTCTGTGGATGCCGTTAATGTTTTCATCCAAAATATTAAAGTCGTAGGAGAATAA